One Telluria mixta DNA window includes the following coding sequences:
- a CDS encoding ABC transporter ATP-binding protein → MLRMTNLSKVYRTHMIETHALRGFEIEVREGEFVTVTGPSGSGKTSFLNIAGLLEEFTSGEYILDGVNVKGLDDNARSRLRNEKLGFIFQGFNLIPDLNLYDNVDVPLRYRGFNAAERKKRIEDALAKVGLASRMKHYPAELSGGQQQRVAIARALAGSPKLLLADEPTGNLDTQMARGVMELLEEINAAGTTILMVTHDPELAVRTTRNVHIIDGQVSDLVRRGPTLVDTKSATATV, encoded by the coding sequence ATGCTGCGCATGACCAATCTCTCCAAGGTATACCGCACCCACATGATCGAGACGCACGCGCTGCGCGGCTTCGAGATCGAAGTCCGCGAAGGCGAGTTCGTCACCGTGACCGGCCCGTCCGGGTCGGGCAAGACGAGCTTCCTCAACATCGCCGGCCTGCTCGAGGAATTCACCTCCGGCGAGTACATCCTCGACGGCGTCAACGTGAAGGGCCTGGACGACAACGCCCGCTCGCGCCTGCGCAACGAAAAGCTGGGCTTCATCTTCCAGGGTTTTAACCTGATCCCGGACCTGAACCTGTACGACAACGTCGACGTCCCGCTGCGCTACCGCGGCTTCAACGCGGCCGAGCGCAAGAAGCGCATCGAGGACGCGCTGGCCAAGGTCGGCCTGGCGTCGCGCATGAAACACTATCCGGCCGAGCTGTCTGGTGGCCAGCAGCAGCGCGTGGCCATCGCGCGCGCGCTGGCGGGCTCGCCGAAACTGCTGCTGGCGGACGAACCGACCGGCAACCTCGATACGCAGATGGCGCGCGGCGTGATGGAACTGCTGGAAGAGATCAATGCGGCCGGCACGACGATCCTGATGGTCACGCACGACCCGGAACTGGCCGTGCGCACCACGCGCAACGTGCACATCATCGACGGCCAGGTGTCGGACCTCGTGCGCCGCGGCCCGACCCTGGTCGACACGAAATCCGCCACGGCCACCGTCTGA
- a CDS encoding ABC transporter permease, which yields MFGYYFKLGVRSLRRNPALTALMVLTLAVGVAASVSTLTILHMMSSDPIPQKSTRLFVPLIDNGPVEGYTPGEDPDDIQISYKDAVNLLKGGQGVRRTALYGVSAPIQPPRADIQPFNLSGLAPSRDFFAMFDVPFIHGQAWTEQDEARGADVVVLSREIAEKLYGDANPVGQRVMLMGFPFTIVGVIDNWMPLPRFYRLNGGVRYGAGEEFFIPFATSIRHELTHNGSMSCSTNSGPGFAARLASECTWITVWFETASAGERADLQAWLDNYAADQRKLGRLKRNAVNRLYDVPEWLVFTKVVGKDSKLQTWLAFGFLALCLVNTIGLLLAKFSVRASEIGVRRALGASRTDIFRQFLIETGVVGLVGGVLGLVLAFGALALISMQGKQTAAVAHMDWQMLFVTFVMSVGAAILAGLLPTWRACQVTPAIQLKSQ from the coding sequence GTGTTCGGCTATTACTTCAAACTCGGGGTGCGCAGCCTGCGCCGCAATCCCGCCCTCACCGCGCTGATGGTGCTGACCCTGGCCGTCGGCGTGGCCGCCAGCGTGTCCACGCTGACGATCCTGCACATGATGTCGAGCGACCCGATCCCGCAGAAAAGCACCCGGCTGTTCGTGCCGCTGATCGACAACGGCCCGGTCGAGGGCTACACGCCGGGCGAGGATCCGGACGACATCCAGATCAGCTACAAGGACGCCGTCAACCTGCTCAAGGGCGGCCAGGGCGTGCGCCGCACGGCGCTGTACGGCGTCTCCGCGCCGATCCAGCCGCCGCGCGCGGACATCCAGCCGTTCAACCTGTCCGGTCTCGCGCCCTCGCGCGACTTCTTCGCCATGTTCGACGTGCCCTTCATCCACGGCCAGGCCTGGACGGAACAGGACGAAGCGCGCGGCGCCGACGTCGTGGTCCTCAGCCGCGAGATCGCCGAAAAACTGTACGGCGACGCCAATCCCGTCGGCCAGCGCGTCATGCTGATGGGCTTCCCGTTCACCATCGTGGGCGTGATCGACAACTGGATGCCGCTGCCGCGCTTCTATCGCCTGAACGGCGGCGTGCGCTACGGCGCCGGCGAGGAATTCTTCATCCCGTTCGCGACGTCCATCCGTCACGAACTCACGCACAACGGCAGCATGAGCTGCTCGACGAACTCCGGCCCCGGCTTCGCCGCGCGCCTGGCATCCGAGTGCACCTGGATCACGGTGTGGTTCGAAACGGCATCCGCCGGCGAGCGCGCCGACCTGCAGGCCTGGCTCGACAACTATGCGGCCGACCAGCGCAAGCTGGGCCGCCTGAAGCGCAACGCCGTCAACCGCCTGTACGACGTGCCCGAATGGCTGGTGTTCACGAAGGTCGTCGGCAAGGACAGCAAGCTGCAGACCTGGCTCGCCTTCGGCTTCCTCGCGCTGTGCCTCGTGAACACCATCGGCCTGCTGCTGGCGAAGTTCTCGGTGCGCGCGTCCGAGATCGGCGTGCGGCGCGCGCTGGGCGCCTCGCGTACCGACATCTTCCGCCAGTTCCTCATCGAGACCGGCGTCGTGGGTCTCGTCGGCGGCGTGCTGGGACTCGTCCTCGCGTTCGGCGCGCTGGCGCTGATTTCCATGCAGGGCAAGCAGACCGCCGCCGTGGCCCACATGGACTGGCAGATGCTGTTCGTGACCTTCGTGATGTCGGTCGGTGCCGCCATCCTCGCCGGCCTCTTGCCGACCTGGCGCGCCTGCCAGGTCACGCCCGCCATCCAGCTCAAATCGCAGTAA
- a CDS encoding ABC transporter permease, with protein MEIRPILSALLRNKTGPILVALQVALSLAILANAAHIVNERRAVAARPSGLSDEHSTFYVTVRSLSNDTPEQRLANIKRQTALLRAVGGVASVAHVSQMPLSRSGSNTGVAVNDRQDKPSAVASQYVSGDSLVQTFGLKLVEGRDFLPGELLDINEDTTADPPPQVMLTKPLADKLWPDQPAVGKTMYFGTGKDARGVQVVGVVQGLMSAHAEVGERGEQSVIMPGRLYGSEPVVLYAVRTEPGQRDRVMKEAEEALHKSSATPMITKLKTVDEDRKDRYRADVALQWMLVTVSVLLLLITASGIVGMASLWVTQRRKQIGVRRALGAKKTDILRYFITENFMITSAGVFGGVALGLALNQLLVSKLEMARLPAGYLVFGALGFWLLGVAAAYGPAWRAASISPATATRSV; from the coding sequence ATGGAAATCCGTCCCATTTTGTCCGCGCTGTTGCGCAACAAGACCGGTCCGATCCTCGTCGCACTGCAGGTCGCCCTGAGCCTGGCGATCCTGGCCAACGCGGCCCACATCGTCAACGAACGACGCGCCGTCGCCGCGCGGCCGTCCGGCCTGTCCGACGAACATTCGACGTTCTACGTCACGGTGCGCAGCCTGTCGAACGACACGCCGGAGCAGCGCCTCGCCAACATCAAGCGCCAGACCGCGCTGCTGCGCGCCGTCGGCGGCGTGGCGTCGGTCGCCCACGTCAGCCAGATGCCGCTGTCGCGCAGCGGCAGCAACACCGGCGTCGCCGTCAACGACCGCCAGGACAAGCCGAGCGCCGTCGCCTCGCAATACGTCTCGGGCGATTCGCTCGTGCAGACCTTCGGCCTGAAACTGGTCGAAGGCCGCGACTTCCTGCCGGGCGAACTCCTCGACATCAACGAGGACACGACGGCCGACCCGCCGCCCCAGGTCATGCTGACGAAACCGCTGGCGGACAAGCTGTGGCCGGACCAGCCGGCCGTCGGCAAGACGATGTACTTCGGTACCGGCAAGGACGCGCGCGGCGTGCAGGTGGTCGGCGTCGTGCAAGGCCTGATGAGCGCCCACGCCGAAGTCGGCGAACGGGGCGAACAGTCCGTGATCATGCCGGGACGCCTGTACGGCAGCGAACCGGTTGTCCTGTATGCGGTCCGCACCGAGCCGGGCCAGCGCGACCGCGTGATGAAGGAAGCGGAGGAAGCGCTGCACAAGTCGTCGGCCACGCCGATGATCACGAAACTGAAGACCGTCGACGAAGACCGCAAGGACCGCTACCGCGCCGACGTCGCGCTGCAGTGGATGCTCGTCACCGTGAGCGTGCTGCTCCTCCTGATCACCGCCAGCGGCATCGTCGGCATGGCCAGCCTGTGGGTCACGCAGCGCCGCAAGCAGATCGGCGTGCGCCGCGCGCTGGGCGCGAAGAAGACCGACATCCTGCGCTATTTCATCACGGAGAACTTCATGATCACGAGCGCCGGCGTGTTCGGCGGCGTGGCGCTGGGCCTCGCGCTGAACCAGCTCCTCGTCAGCAAGCTGGAGATGGCGCGCCTGCCGGCCGGCTATCTCGTGTTCGGCGCCCTCGGCTTCTGGCTGCTGGGCGTGGCGGCGGCGTACGGTCCCGCATGGCGCGCGGCCAGCATTTCGCCGGCGACGGCGACCCGCAGCGTGTGA